Genomic segment of Notolabrus celidotus isolate fNotCel1 chromosome 1, fNotCel1.pri, whole genome shotgun sequence:
AACATGTTGATACTTTGTAAATAGCTGTCATTATCATTGTTTATATTGCAAGTCAATACTGTGTAGTGTGTAGACTTTGGTTGTAGGGAAATGGTTTATTATAACAGTGACTATCATGATGATACATATGCCCTTGCATTAACGCCAAGGGAGTTTATgttcagctttttatttttgtttttattttctgtttcaaacTAAAATGAATGTACTCTCATGTTAGCCTTGGACAACACAGAGGCTGGGGACATGGATTTGGGCtgtgttctttaatttttaGCCTTAAATATATAACACACAAAGGGGTCTTGAGTCTTAGCATTTATCCGTAGTACATCCTTTTTATTGATGGAAGAGCTGTGAGCATTTAGACATTCAGTCAAACTCAAAACACAAGTGTGGGGGAGAATCAGCATTGTGGCTAAAAGCAAAAGGAGCTCAACACTGTTTTCTGTTGCTAGCTCATTTACTAAAGCTTTTCATgtatgttctgtttttattttctccaccACCTGTTGATAAATCATCACTCAGTCAACATACATGTAGTTTCCTCTGGGTTATTTTTGTTACATTGCTATGAACTCACACTATCTAAACTGTAGAAAACATTACATTCACGCAGCCTGAGTGTATACAACCTTAAGTTGATGTAGCCACAAACCATCAAACCATACAAAACTTAACCACAACAACCTGTAACTGCATCAGAGCCAGGTCAAGGAGTATGGTTGCCTTACTGAGCTGACAGTATCATTGTGTGGTAGCTTTTCACACAGGTAGTCCGTAAAAAGCAGTGCACATGTTAGTATCTCCTGTCAGTAGTCTCAGTCAGTGTAGGTCGGCGGTGCTTTAGGGAGTTTAGGTCTTTGCTGTTCTCTGTAACCTTGTGGTTCTGTGTTGTGATGACACCTCAAGGTAAGTAGATCTTAGGAAAGTCCCTTTCCCTCTGTAGGTGAAATAGGCTAGAAACAGTGCTTCTTAGCCTTTAGAAAACACTGGAGAACCTGAGAAAACAGGTCAATCCctataaagttacattttttgtagAAAAGTTTTTTCTTGTGGggacctttttttttccccaccatgctgttcatgttttatttgttttattgcttcTGGCTCCTGCCCTGTTATGCTTCATTTCTACCATCAAGGAAACTCAGCATGTCTTGGAAAATTGTGACTAGTTTTAGACTTGAAGTTGGATCTGTCACTGAAAAAGAATCATATCTGCCTGTGAACTGTGTAGTACATCATGATGATGCCATGTCTCTATTCTAGGTCTTCTGAATACATTGGAAAACACTTTGCATTGAAATCTTGGGAATCATCGGCCCGTAAAGCAAAACCTGTCTGCCATTTCTCGTCAGTTAACTGCATTTTTATGTTTCATTcaaaattttccttttttttcatgtgttttataaCTTCTTATTGATGTTAACCCACCCTGCAGTCGTTTCCCTTATTGCAATGTAGTGTCtgaaatttatttatttatgaaggaAAATATATTGCTTtttgtaattacattttttaaccttttgttCACTTTGACCCATTGATGGCTGATCCAGTAAGACTTTTGACATGCAGCCTAAATCGGAGCAGAATATGACTGTGTTATCAATGTTATTTTAACAATAAAACACTCTACTCTTGCAGTGTGAATCATTTATAAATGCTTTTAATTGAACACGTCTCCAGTACAacttgcattttatttattcaaacatgcaaataaataagTTATCAAAAGCAGCATCAGTAAACAAAGGCAGGATGATTGGCAACTCATAGTATGgcgattaaagctgctgttggtagccgtgatataaacatcagttaggagagagatttcgaatgtcctCACtactcctcccctctctgctcccgtaaccccgcccacaaaataTTGCTTTGCGCGTtatatgaggaagtagtggcttcccaacTAATCAGCATGACATAGTGGGGCGGAGGACGGAGGATTgtagattagctatgattggtctgtcataacgggaacaaggggaatagtaacattgctttatatatataggcattggaaaacagattTCACGATAATCTCAAATaacttcacttactgatgagtactgatgggtgtTATCACCTCTTCTCctaacccagcagaaaaaaagtaacatttttgacaccattcctaccaacagcagctttaaacatgttcaggAATGTAGGAcagattaaaaaatattgaGGTTACATTTAAGTTGCATCAGGCACATAGAAAAATTGGCTCTTCGGATGTAGCTCCCTGTCTAGAGTTTATTGCTTTGGTCCTGAGTTAGAGGTTACAAGTTAATGATTGGTTGTTTGATTCagctcaattttttttaaacaaagcacAAATGGGCAGGTGCTAACACACAATAAATActactaccaacagcagctttaaatacctGAATTTCTTTTACAGTTTGATAttaatttttattgtattaatttatcTACTGCTTAAAACATGAATTTATCTTCATACAGGTCAACCAAACCCACAGCTATGCTAGGTTTAGCTCTCAGTGATGTTGCACTCAGTGCTAGCAAAGGCTAGCATACCTGAAATGTTGTTGAAAAGTTTTTAATGACTGAAGCTTTAAGCATACCAAAGTCTACTAAGCACTGAGCACTAAGCACAAACGATAGCTGACTAAGGCTGACATTCATTTTGCAGGTTTTTGGTCAGATTTATGTGTAATTGTCACATAAGCCTGACCATAttcctaataaaataaaaatagacatgCCCACAGTGACCTAAGTGGTACCTACTGCATGTAAATTGTGAAAAATGACAAGGATAAGAGTGTTTAAGTATCTTGATTCAGTTCATGAAATGTGAAGATTTTCAGAGTGGCACACAGCCTCAGAAATATGTTTCATGTCCACTTTGTGCAAATCTAACCTGCTGGAAAACCTCATTCAGTGCTTGTTTCATTAAAAGGGTGGATACGGTCTTCTATCAGGACTGTAATCGCTTCTTAGCCATGTAGGCACTAGTGACTTGGTTCATCATAACAAAGGCAGTGAATGTAGGGCACAGTGCTGCCAGATACCAGTTGTACCCCAACACAGACATAGTGAACCAGGCAGAGCAAAGACCCAGGACTACACTGGCACTGCCCAGCAGGTACGTGACAAGTCCAGACGCTGCGTGGTAGCGTTTGAGTTTGGCCAGTGACCAGCCTTTGGCCAGAGAGTGGTAgatcagaggcacagctgccaaAGACTGAagccccaacacacacactgtgaacaGGCCCAGACAACCATGCCATGAGGTGAAGTGGGGTTTGTCATTCAGGTGTTTGTTGTAAAAGATGGCTGCCAGACCAAGGACCgcacaagaaacacagaggCACTGCAGAATCCAGTGGACACGGCCTTTGGTCTTGTGTTGAAACCTTTTTATGGGGGAGCCATGAGGCGAGAAGAGGAGTATGGCTTCTGTCATGAATAAGGAGAACTAATGGAAAAGGATAGAAAATAAACATCTGTCTGTCATTGTACATGGCAGTTAAAcgcacattttaattttatatagtctatgattttaatacattttgcaGGTTAGTTTTctgttgctctgtcaaattattaacattgttttatctcAAAACCTAACATGTAAATCTGTAGAGTTTCATTGAACTTATTTCATGACTAAAGGTTTGTACTTACTGCCAGTGTCATTAAGAAGGGATGCCAGGAAaacaaacctaaaaaaaaatcacaaccatGAGGTAATGTTAACAAATTGTTAAACAAACAAGAGCAGTGGCATGAAGCACTTTGAACTGTGGTAGCACTCACTTGATCCTGGTCGGGACAGAACTGTGATCAACACAGTGAAGACGATGCAGACCAGGTGtgtgagagctgctgctgctgtgcggGTAAAACCGTAGATCCCAGGCTCGGAGTCTTTCTCTTTACTGTGAACCATGTTTAATATAATCTATGTAGATCCAGGTAGCCAACATGCAAAAAACCCCACGCCAGCCTGTCACCTGGAGTGAACTCGCAGTTTCATTCACATAACACCGGAAATGTTGAACGTGAGCTCTAACTCTGTCAGCAAGACTACGAGACTTTGTCAGCAGCAGGCTTTACCAAATGTGTCTCACAACATTGTGCCAGTTTTCTAGGGATCTATTTTGCCCCTCTGAAGCGAAAGTCATGTGCCACTTTGTTAGGAAATAAATTACTTCcggttttatttttcaaaataaaacactgtcatACAAAACCACATTACAACTTTTTGTAGTATTTCAGGGTTAACATTGCACCTTTTGCATGATTATATATATGACAACATTAAcaaaaattgttaaaatcagGGTTttaatcaagtggcaacctccggtctcaaactatgaagcccatgcggatgtgttataaactgcagtttatcgaggatccgcttgaggctggctccggaagtaccagaaaccacatacacaccaattaaaaaaagacgatctttgcagcagaaataaacatgtttacagcctggttcaaaaaacggcttggctctacgtaactaatttctctattggcacacactgtacgggggttgaatttttttctaacgcgaaggttcagaagatattaagattacgagttttaacccatataaggacatgactgacttgactcctggatgggaacacatagctgttggctaggaggctcaaagcatgccctttatgtcacactctgcctggttgagttgcacatttccaatatggctcccgatgccgattggcttcaaaacagtgctcagaaagagatgggtgacgtcagggatactacgtccatattttatacagtcaatggttttaATACACATCAGTTAGATGGCACTGTTATCCAACATGATCCAACATGTGTGAAACTTTCACTGTAAATTCTCAAGATAGGTGCATTTTGCATCTCACTCTTGAAGAGCCCAACAACAtcgtcttctttttttgtttttgctcaaaGATATAGAAGTGTTGAAACTGTGCGTAACAATTCATTGAACACCAATAAATAGGCTACTTTGAATAATCTAGTTTAATTTTCTAGCTTTTCCTCTGAAACTGTGTCAACCGGATATAGTATTTCCTTATTTTCGTCAACTTAACACTCATACTAGATGACGTGGACAATTCAAACATTTCCCACTAACCTTTAGcaaggggagagggaggaagaaataATCTCTTTTCTGGTGGATTAAGTCTGGAGCTTCAGGCACAGCTTTATTTTCATAGTTGTAGGCAAAAGCAACTATGAGATTTCACtatttacaatttaaaaaattgtCAAAGTAGCTCAGTCAacccagggttcccacgcgtcctggaaaacctggaaaacagttgaccagttttccagtactggaaaacacatggaaaatgggagaaaaagtaaaatgtcctggaaaatcacatatagtcctggaaaattattccaacatggctgtgtgcgacctgaccctattaacaaaacacatccccttTCATTGAAGTTgggtgcacgctgtgctggaaaagacagcgacactgtgcAACTTTCTTcgcatcttttctccttcacttcataatcaagGATTCACAGGAaacaggggtatattgtctagttttatggtacattaaccctgagtgctcttttgattcaaagaggcttatatttaagttatagtgtgaccagtggagtcgggcagagagcttgggggtctgtgcctcacaactttctctgcaggctgagagctcaatgaccgtactctagctcagttgttctcaaagtgaggtcctgggacccctgggggtccgcgaaccatagcatggggttcgtgaaataatttgaataaatttctagtaaattataaaattgtgctgtgtcattacaaaacagcatatacaccattgttatgataccatttggtggctcgaaaggatatgtgagtcttgctactgttaattttctgaaagcgtttaagatcaattacttgaaacgTATAAATGCtctcatgttgagtccacaaggaatgaaatgaccctctgttttaaagtatacaagtggtatttacttgattcaaattgaagtgttatctgtttatcactatggtacaggtctgaagtattaaCATTGATatgtttaggattaggattaggattaggattagggttaggattagggttatgattaaggttagggttatggttagggttgtggttagggttagggttatgattagggtatgggttagggttagggttaggattaggattaggattagggttatgattagggttagggttagggttagggttagaaccagaactaaacttaaacaaacagaaccagaaccaaactcatgcaaatagaaccaaactcaagcaaacagaaccagaaccaaacccaaccaaacccaaccagaccCGAGAACaaaaccataccagaactgaaccagaaccgaaccagaatcataccagaaccgtaccagaacagaaccagaaccgatccggaaccgagccagaaccgaaccagaaccgaactcaagcaaacagaaccaaactcaagcaaacagaaccagaacagaacccaAGAAAACCCAACCAGACCCGGACCAGacacgaaccagaaccgaaccagacccgtaccagaactgaaccagaaccgaaccagaaccatatcagaaccgtaccagaacagaacccgAACCGATCcggaaccgagccagaaccgaaccagaaccgaactcaagcaaacagaaccagaaccaaactcaagaaaacagaaccagaaccaaactcaagtaaacagaaacagaaccaaactcgagcaaacattattaatgtcctcaggttggcattgagaaaaatccgatgcgTCAGCTTGGACGGCCTGAttcgatttctcctctcagtgagaatttgccaTGGCCTTCAAGAAGACTCTATCTGAAGGAACacatgtagccacgatacacagcctcccctccatcacctgtaccCTATATCCTcacgtgattggccgcatggccgccatgctgaccaatcaaaacaaagttcagcagagctggggctgagcactgtgagagctaagcagcgaaaggaaaaaactgggagccggctcttctgattcattaTAAGGCTCTCAGaaccgcagcttttgatcatgacgcatcactaatgcttaatctgtgttacaattatgagggggtccttggacatttttctcacctgtaagggaaCTTTGAGAACTTTGAGAACCTCTgctgtagctagtaggagtacgaactcccgatagtgaaaacaaacggaacaaaaagagcgacgcagcagaaactccacgttgtagacatcgctgatcataatagacatcgccactcaggaagacagtttacaattttttaaacctctgagagatcttcaaatacagagtgcgtctttacaccagtGTGATTTTTTCAGAGCTTACGGTTAACTCAAATAAAGAAACGTGACATTTGcgttgttttatatcgaccacttagcaggatgactatcatgattaagcaggtatattttgagtttgagttgagttgagaaacatttgtggccatttttgtcattcagttctatttaggtcattaaagcactgatcctctgatcattatattatttaattatttcaggaaggcagcttcctgattcctttgctggctcttttgttttttcttagctcattttatattttttgagaaaagagaaagctgagatgttgcccatcattgttacttggttgcactaataaagtgaagtgctgtacatctgtggttgcattattctattatcaatttgccataatttttaagtatgtaagagatgatttcattgatagccatatactttcaatgtagacttccactgagaggaacatattcgaatatttaggaactaaattaggaactaaattaggaactaaattaggaactaaattaggaactcaatttagacggtcataccagcttgatcatcaatgaaaatgtcctggaaatgtcctggaaaatgatctctggaaaagagtgggaaccctgcaacCTGTTACTGCATAGGTTGCAGAGGCTGCAGGTGACGCATGTGATGTGTCAGACCAATATCACCCACCTCATATCCAAAAACTTTGTGGACACTCACCAGTCAGCTGATCACTGGTTACCAGCTTGTGACTGTGCAGGCCTCCACACACCGAGCACACAGACAGCATACACAAATAGAGGAAACAACATGTTCATTCAGGAAAtctatctctccctctatcagtatgtctatctctctctgtctgacaaGCACAGCCACTCTTTATTAAGATTGcgtctttgtttattttctctctcagaGGAGTCAGACTTACAGGGTTCTTTCCATCCAGAGTCTGGCACAAAAATATAACTCTGAAATCAGGCATATTTAAGATATCCGCAAACTGGTTACTTTTACgcctacattttttttatgtctataaaatataaaaggacTTCTTACAAAATGATACACTGCATTGTGATTTTTCAGCTTAGAGATTACCAAGCTTAACTCAGTTAGGCCTTTAAAGTCAAGTCTATTTTATGCACAGCCTATGATCCCTAATCACAGTTTGCAACAAATACAACATCAGGGCTTTGTTACTCTGAAGTCAGTAATGCATCCCCTATTATAACAAGTTATAGGTCTATATGTATCAGACAATACAATATTGGCGCTGGGTTTTCTCTTGGCTGTTGATATTGGTAGTGGAAGGAAATCTGCACTCCCTTTAACTCTGAGATGTTGCTGGAAATTTGTCTACAAAGTCTCAAAGACTGAACGAACCCTATGAAGTAAAAGGAAGTGGTTTGAATCCACACGACATTGCTACATGCATGTCTAACAGAGTAAGAGGAGTCCTTCATCTAACCCTTGCACTAAAGCCTGGGGGCCTTTTCTCGAATGAGTGATTTCCAAATGGcctttatttaaacattaaacaggCTGTTCATTCAAGCTGACACATCAGccatcaaaaaaaaagaagtccctCTGTGTCAGATTTATCAATAGTATCATTCATTATGGTATTTAAAAATACTTATACTCttttgaaaaaaactgaaatttgACAAAATATCTGATTTTTACCTTGGTTGTTGAATGTTGGCTGGATAATTCAATTCAGTTTGAAGCCAGATACAAAAAAGGTCAACTTAATGTACATTTTGATGACAACAGTCACATGGAAGCCATATATCATATACATGTTAGGGTGGGGAAACTTGAGTTTTATTCTAATAGAACTACATTAAATAcgtttttcttttccttatGGATCTTCCTTAATATCTGGCTACATTTCAAATGAGTGGAAAAGGTTACCCATTAGctacattcttcttcttcttttttaatgcaCAGTGAAAATAttcatttacagaaaataacataatattGGGTCAACAATTGTTCATGTCCGGAGAAAAATTTAGGGTTAGAAAGGTGAGAGGGGATGTGAAAGGGAGGAAAACAGAAAGGAAACCAGGGAAAACATGTATCCTAAATCATGCATTTTCACGTTCACATGAATACATCATAAAATGCTACTTAACAAATATCTGCTAATATACACATTGTCAAACTGAACACTAAAGAATCACTTTAAAAATTAGTACCAATAGGCTAGAttagtaaggcaaggcaa
This window contains:
- the LOC117819986 gene encoding cytochrome b561 domain-containing protein 2, whose translation is MVHSKEKDSEPGIYGFTRTAAAALTHLVCIVFTVLITVLSRPGSSLFSWHPFLMTLAFSLFMTEAILLFSPHGSPIKRFQHKTKGRVHWILQCLCVSCAVLGLAAIFYNKHLNDKPHFTSWHGCLGLFTVCVLGLQSLAAVPLIYHSLAKGWSLAKLKRYHAASGLVTYLLGSASVVLGLCSAWFTMSVLGYNWYLAALCPTFTAFVMMNQVTSAYMAKKRLQS